TTGCTaggcttttcttttgtatacttcctgtatacttGGATTGCgcttgttaaagtattaattaaattattaaatttaacactttctaaaagcttaaacttttaagacaagtgatgatttaacatggtattagagcaaaggTCTTAAGTTTGAACCTTAACTGTCATTTAcattccatttcaattaaatatttcacgtgttaggtctcacctattaaaaagagagtttgagcccatacatgagggggagtgttgaagtattaattaaattattaaatttacctctttttatcagcttaaacttttaggataagtagtgatttaacatgtgAAAGTATTggctaaataattaaatttatctcttcctatcaacttaaactttcgggataagtggtgatttaataggaaaatgtaaatttaatcatttaatcaatactttaacagcacatttatgcttttaatgaatttgcgattacctataaaaaaataaaataaaaaaaaggtccaCCGCAGCAAGCTACACATGTTTTATAAGTTGTTTGGAAGCACCCACAGGTACACGATGGCATTTGTAGATTTCCATGTGAATTAACAAGATGGTTGTTCCAAATAAAATGTAGAAAACAAATTAGCTTAGCCCTTGGACCGAACAAAATTACTGATATGCCTTGGGGTGGTCAAACAGATATCCTGCAGCGCACATCAAGTAGAATTTTTATgctggagtttttttttttaaagtaaatcattttgtgcttattaaaaaattaattagttgcATTTGGTTACAAATTAAACATGATATGTGAATCAtttgcttggattttttttttcctctgcttGCTGAAAGTTTCGCTAGTTGCATATTATGAACCtgaaaaatgaattgaaataGAATTTGTATACATGTTTCAGGTgctcaaagagttgcaaaaatCGGTTCAGGGGATGCCATTGTGCAAAAAGTCAATGCAGAAGTCGTCAATGCCCTTGCTTTGCTGCTGGACGTGAGTGTGACCCAGATGTTTGCCGAAATTGCTGGGTTAGGTAATGAGTTTCATATATTTGATGCAAATACTTCACAGACGCTGGATAAACTTCATCTTATTGATTGGTCTTCCCTTATTTATGAGGcatcttatttcttttattttttggtatcttttctttttgtttgcaATTTTTTCTGTCTTTAACAGTTGCCGGTTTTGATGAGTTTCTTATAGATCACTTTTACTTTTAACAATTGTAAATTGAAGTACATAAGATATAGGTTTTGTAACAACTGTTTCTGGTTTTGTGTAAATTTTAGTATCATTTTATGTTGTTCCTTATATCTCTAGCggtgcttttaaaatcacatacaTGATGCAGTTGTGGAGATGGTTTATTGGGTGAGCCACCCAGTCGTGGAGACGGCCAATGTGGAAACATGAGGCTCTTTCTAAGGCAGCAACAGAGAGTGAGTGGTTCCTAGTGTTTAGAACCAAATTGATAGTGTGCCCATCAAAATGATTAAAACAATTGCGAATTTACCATAACGTTTGTTTTTTCTCTCCTTTATGATCGCCAGATTCTCTTGGCGAAGTCTGACGTTGCTGGATGGGGGGCCTTTTTGAAGGTTAGAAGATGAATTGTTTTTTGCTTCCTAATAATTTTCAGCCAAGTCTCCTCCCTGAATTTTGGATGATATGATTGCAGAACCCTGTGAACAAAAATGACTATCTTGGAGAGTATACTGGTGAATTGATCTCCCATAGAGAAGCAGATAAGCGGGGTAAAATCTATGATCGCGCAAACTCATCATTCCTTTTTGACTTGAATGATCAGGTAAGTGATCTTCATTGTTTATTATCTCCATGATTCTTTAAAAATTTGAGGTGTCAGGCGTGCATCATAACAAGTTAAAGGTTACCAGCCCTTTTCACTTGATCAACAGATTGGAGACTTTTTGTTCTTGTTGAATATCATTTTCAACAGAAAATCACTTCATTAGAAAAGTTTTGATGCAGGCTTTTAGATAAACATGTGCATTTCattaggcctttttttttttcaaatcaataaATAAGATAGGGGTCTACAAAAGgaaatattttatatcataaTACAGCATATAATTGGAGTTATGTGCCTGAGGGATGCCCCTTATACAACAAACAACTTAGCTTTGAATGAAAATTCAAGCGCTTCCCTCTTTCTCCAATTCCTGCTTTCCCTGTTTGCTTCTCTTGGTGTCTTTTACTTAAACTTGCCTTCATAGCAAAATAATATACGCTGTAGCTCCATCTCTTAGTGTCATAGAATGCCTCAAATCTCAAAGCATCTAGCTCTTTTGTTCACAGTTTGTCCTTGATGCTTACCGCAAAGGAGACAAGCTGAAATTCGCAAACCACTCATCAAACCCTAATTGCTATGCGAAGGTAATGCGACTTTGTTTAACTTCCCTGATGAATTAGTTCTTGCCGGTTGAACTAATACATTTGCTTGTACAGGTAATGCTGGTTGCCGGAGATCATCGAGTAGGCATTTTTGCCAAGGAGCATATTGAAGCTAGTGAGGAGCTTTTCTATGATTATCGTTACGGGCCGGATCAAGCACCCGCATGGGCTCGAAAACCGGAGGGTTCCAAGAGAGATGATTCATCACTCTCGCAAGGCAGAGCAAAGAAACACCAATCTCATTAGACATTCGCCCTGGCTCAGGATGTACATACTAGTGGCCCATTTTTCTGGCTACCCccggaggattttttttttaatccatcaCCTCTACTAGAAAAGATATAATAAATATTGAACAAAAAGATTTTATAGTAATAATGTCAAATCATTGTGATTGTATGGGAAATAAGCTAGAAATTCTTCTAATACTTCAAAACTATAATAGGCAATAAGTAGAGGAGTTCGACAATGCTGCTGGAGGCTGCATGCATGCATCGTTGTTAATTTGATAATGTAAATTGTTTTCTTTGCCATATAAAGTTGTTTATGAATTTATGCCGTTTAGGCGTTTACTAAGATTTGAATTGTTGTGATATTtcaagattgatttttttttttctttctttctttcttttctgaagTAATTTTAAGACTTGAATTGCAGTCAATGATAGGTGGACAAGGGTAATATATTTCCTCATATTCGTAGAAAATTCAttcaatttagtttattaaactaacatcGGTCTTCTAACCTTTTAACATGGGAGAATCACATTCATTTTTAACAAGATTAATAGAACATGTGATTCTCTATACACTTTTAAAAATGCAAGTAATGATCATTTGTTTTAAGAATATATGTTGATTTAATAAACTACATTTGAAGAATTTTCTCTTAACAAAGtttgaaggaaagaaaaaatatatatatataacattctctctcctcttaaagaaagaaaaaaatccttgaaaatgaatatttaaatagaataataagaGTTTTAGTACAAATAGAATAATAAGATTTGATAGCTAAAATAGTGGATCGGATCTAAAGTACtttgaaaatgctttaaaaaaataaatagttaaaatagagaaaaatcattttttagttaaaatagagaataaattTGCTTTGCCGAATGTTAATGCTCTCAATTAGTAATAACAAGAAGGATCGAAGTATTTTCTTTGTTCCAATGACATGAACCTCAATAAGTGAGAataatatttgtatttgtacatctcccaaaaaaatgaaaaaataaaatatacaagcCAGCCTAAATCAAACAGGcgttaaatataaaaagaaaaataaaaagaaaaaaaaaaagaaaaagaaaaaggattttcTATCGTTGAGACtgcaaaagaaaatacaaaatctcGTTCCATGTATCGGGAACGCCAGGAAGACACCAATGACTACAATCTTGAATGGTTGAAGAAGAGCGCTTCCCTGATTTTCCTCCATATATGGATGGATGCCCATCTATCCTATAACTTGACAAATCAGTAATATTCAAGAAAGTAACAGGAGTCTTCATCTGCTTTATGACCTGCTCTACAATAATATTCTTCTCAGTGTAACTGATGCTTGAAGTTTCGTTGAGGGGTTGAGTAGCTTCCAGGCAATGCCCACCTGAATTCCACTGCCCTCCCCTATTCATTACATCACACACTACTCAGCATCCGGCATGAATGAAGAGATTCAAAAACTAATGATGGCAATTCATGTTCACGTGTTAGGTTCGGATCGTGTCGATTGTCGAGACACAACTATAAAACTATAAAGATTAACTCTaatccgactcatttaattaaatggggtTAGACTTCTCAACTTTAATCCGCTAATTTCGTATTGGGTTTATGTCGGGTTCGTGGTTCGTGTCACAAATTGTCAATCCTAATGTCGGATTCAAATTGTGTCGAGACATGAGGATGTGACTATATCAACCCCAatccaacccatttaattaaacgggtcagactcTTCAATCTTAACCTGCTAATTTCGTGTTAGGTTCGTGAGttttgtcaaaaattgccagTCCCATAAAAAACCAGCATCAATATCAATGACAGTGTATCAGGGCAAACCTGAAATGGGAAGGTGATGAACTTCGAAAGAAAACTTGGGTTTTTCTGGGATTGACGCGCCTATCAACCCATGATGCCCAAGTCATCAGAGCTCTTCTGAAAGCCGTTGAAACATCAAGCCGGGGATGAACTTGGTTCCCTTCCTGGTAGTAATTGATCCTGTTATGAGACTAGCAGAGGTTACAAACAATAACAGAACATGAAAAACCAGCATCCTAAACATTACACATGCAAATTATTACAACTTAGTCCagcaaacaaacaacaaattaaacacTTCCATTACAAGAAATTTAGTACAAGTTCACTATAGTTAAAACATCCTTAAAAGCTGAATATACATGAAAATCATGTAAACAATGAAGCATAGCTATGCTTTCTCCCAAAACTTCTATATAAGTTTTTATGGTTTTCAAACAGTAAAGGTTGAATCTCTAAAGGCTGCATTTACCCTGCTTTTGTCTTGTAATGTGACCACCAATGTGCAGTATTGAAAACCAAAATATCAGCACCTCTCCATCTTGATGTGCCGCGATCGATGCTATCAATTCGCAAGGTCTGAACCCGCTTCTGACCTACTCTGGCCTTGCTCTCATGAACTAGATAATGTGTCACATAGTATTCAACTGTACACTTATAATCCTGCAAAAACAACCTCAAACTCAAACACTCGAAATTACCACAAACAAAAAGGTCGGAAAGCCAAGAACAGTACTGCAGAATTACCACAAATTTGAAACTATAATTTCCCTTCTCTTTGGTAATTCTCCTCCCATGGATCTCATAAACCCTCTTTGGATCTCTAATAGCTCCCATTAACATACACAGCATGGATTCCCATTGATTCCTATTGATTGAATCTCCCACAAAAACTAGTCTTTTCCCTCTGATCGATTCCAGCATTTTCGTTGCATTAAACCTATAGTACAGCCCAACATCAGGAACTCACTACATCTAAATTGCATTTGCAGTAAAGACTGAAAAGTAATAAGCAAGGAAGTATTACCTTGGAATCTCACAATCTTGTGGTTGCCATCTCCACTTCATGTAGTTCTTGTCCATTCTTCCATTACGCTTGCAATTGAAACCTTCATCTATGAAAGGACACGAACCATTTGTATATAAAGGATAGCTCTCATCATAAACCCACCTCCCATTTGTTAAATCACAATCTTTTACTCTCCTCTGTTCAACCTTCTCACTATTTGAAACTTCAATTTTCTCGGATGAAGTTGCACGAATCCTCTTATCCGCACCCCTCTTACTACTTGGAAGTTCAATTTTCTCAGACGAAGTCTCAGGTACACTCTCATGCATTCTTAACAAATCACCTTTGCCTCCTCCATCTACTGGAACTCCAGGCCCATCTTCCTTTCTCCGTAGCCCACCAAAAACTGAAATCGAAGCGAACCCAGAAACATTTTCGAGTCTCCTATAGTGGGCATCAATCGACTTTTTCTCACCAGTTGCTGAAAAATTTCCACCGGAAGTAGATAATGTCTGAACAGTTACTGATCTGAGACCCAAACGGAGGGACGATTCATTGAACCGGAAAAGGGTCTCTTGGCGAACTGAAGGTGTGGATTTGATGACCCAGATAGtaaagaaggtgaagaagacGACAGAGGAAGTGATTGTGAAGGAAAATACCAGTAGTCTTGTGGGTTTCAAGGAGAAACTTCTCTGCTTCTCCATCTATGCTTGGGCGTCAAGACTGAGATGAACGCTTTAACCAAAGAGTCAAAGACAGACAGTACAGAGTTGGTGGCCTCAAGGACTCATGcatttccattaaaaaaaattcaagaacaaGCATTACGTGGCATGTGACGGGGTATTAACTGTTTGCAGCAGGAAGACGCAGGCAGGGGTGACGGGAAAGTAACGCTAACTTTATTTACCAAAACTGCCCTCCAGGTTTTTCtgatcttcattttttttttttttttttaaatctaataATGCATTTCCCTTATTCAtgttgcttatatatatatatatactttggtatagtatttttctgcatttttttattttctcatctatttttctatttgaaatttctgtgaaaataaataaataaaaatttacctcttttttttttttttttccatgaaatCTGCATTCGTTACAAACTTCAAACGCAGAGAACATCTATAacgttttttaaatttaggatTCAAGTTGGAATTGAGTTCGCTTCAGAACAAGGTTGTTGCTTTATTTTTGGGTATTCCTTATTTTATTGGATTAGATTGGACTTTAATTAGCATCAAAGCATTTGTTAATAGCTTTTCTAAGTTTTTAGAACAACTAAAAAGTCCTTTTAAAGCACCTTGCTTTGTGGTCTAAGAAGATTCCTGATTTTCCAAATCTTAATCCAACAGGtttatttctgttttttattttttttattaagtatttCTGTTTTAGATGGATGCTTGCTTTGCCATTttctaaaaccaaaaaaaaaaaaaaaaagaagaagaaaagaaaagatgaatgATCTCTCTATCAAAGTTGCCTATGCTATTATTACCCTTTTGCCCAAAATAATCTCATAATTCTCtttgttcaatttttattacCAATTAATTTACAAGATAAAATGACAATATGGTGTTGCCTTTGCTTCTCCTGCAATTGATGTTACCAATTAGAAGGGATGAGACtcttaaatcataatttttttcaaaagtttaatttgataggaatatgtaaatttaattactaattaatattttaacattacaTCTCACGTGTGGActcaaactattttttaataaataagacTCAACtagtgaaatattttttaataaaaaaaaaaattaattatttaatctatATTTTAACAGTTATAACAAATTTTCAAGAACCAGACTTTACCCCGGATGGATAATAATGTCGACATCTGTGACCgaatcttaattttatttatttatttatttggtacTCATTCGAGGCAGAGTTGAGAACTTAAGACTGGACGtgagtattataatttataatgcTGAAGGTgtgcattaataaataaaatttggatgGGATTTAACGTGCCACCCCTGACCTGTTCAGtgttggaatatatatatatatatattatgatgtGACTTTGCCTGCGCTCCTTGTCATGcacctttttattttgttgaaaaataaattttttgaattgaattgaatttattaaattaatgtctttatatatatattaaaatgtaTATAAGAATAATATAGTATAAAGACAGATATTATTTCGATAGACAAAATTTAAGATTGTTTTATCaactcaatttgaaaaaaaaactcttcatTAACTGAACAAAGATAAAGTACGGGTTACACGCTACACAGTTGTCGTTTCCAAAAAATGCGGTTCCAGGATTACGTTATGGTGCGTCGTCAGGATCAAAGCCAGCGCAAATGCGGTGGCGGCTTATACGTGTGTCTGTTCTGTGCGCGTTCTTGGGTTTGGTGTGCCCTATGTGTACGTGGGTTTATGTGCGCGCTTGTCTCGGAATCTAATAATATTATAGGGTTTGGTTCGTCTGaattataaattgttttctgtcatattaaactattaaagtgaattgaatggttttttttctcttttttttttttttttttttttttttttttttttatgtcgtTAGCTGTTTTTACACTAATTGTACAACAATGCTGACGTGTAAGTGAGTTTTTCTTTCTCCTAATGTTATCcatcattttaatatatatatatatagagaaatgatttctacactcatttctcacgaCAGCCCCataacaagctgacgtggctggtaatattttattattatttttcttttcttttctttttttttttgtaaaaaaataataaaatattaccagccacgtcaacttgttgtggggctgttgtgagaaatgggtgtagagatcatttctcatatatatatatatatatatatatatatatatatatatatattaaaattaaaattcacttACATGTCAGTATTATTGTACAATTGTTGTGTAAAAGTTATTCAGTTAACAAATCTTCAAAGAAATAATTTACTCCACagagtcaaattctattaaaatatttgacagattttgttagGTGTCACGTcagcataaaaataaaaaaataaaaaaaagacacatgtcactctttataaaaaaaaaaatatataaatatattaaatatatataactaggGGTGGCCACGTGCCACTTCCAAAGATTATCTTCTCTAAATTAAACTTTAGAATAAATAGAGTGATCTTACGGTTTTTACTAAAGTTTCTTAGAATATGACGGGATAGCCTGCATGGCATTTGTTACGTTAATCATTAAAAGATGAACTCACACGTGACAGGCTATATGGCCTATCTCATATTTACAAACTAATTTAACCGTTTGAATAACACTAATCAGTTATCACGTTAGTCgctaaaatataaattgtcaCATTACAATTCACGTGacattcatttttataaaatgtagACTAACATGTGGTATACCCAATTACCGAGAGCCCTTTGGGCCCTCCAAGTTAGAAACCCAAGTACCGAGGGTCCTTCAGGCTCTCGAAGTTAGAAGAAACTAGTTGGACGGTTGGACCAGACCAATGTTGTGCCTCGACCCATGCAGCCCTTCAAGGTTAGCGTAGGAGACAGTGCAAAAAGAGGCCTAATTAGAGGTAGACCAGGACCAGCCCAACCAATATTATACACCAATTCAGGGTCTAGTAGAGACTTGAGTCCCTAAAGTCTAGGCCATTTCCCTCCAGATAAACAATCAATCACTTGTGCACGAAGCATAAAATTGGAAGGAAttgactgaaaaataaaaataaaaaaacagaaaaatgttAATTACTGATAGAttcaaaaatccaaaaatccgAAAACAACACAATACTCCTACATCTATTTTTGATATTAAACGGCTTCAATCTTCCCATTTCAAGCAGAAAAGACAGCCTCGATAATAGCATGCTGCTTCTTAGGGTATCCCATACCGAGCAAGTGACTGAGATACACCCTCCCATCCTTCACGGTTGCTGCTGTGGCCAAACGATGCCTTGGCCCAGAGAATTTTGCCACAACAGAAGCCGTCTTCCACCCATCGGAGCTCTC
Above is a genomic segment from Alnus glutinosa chromosome 12, dhAlnGlut1.1, whole genome shotgun sequence containing:
- the LOC133851688 gene encoding protein trichome birefringence-like 6, with amino-acid sequence MEKQRSFSLKPTRLLVFSFTITSSVVFFTFFTIWVIKSTPSVRQETLFRFNESSLRLGLRSVTVQTLSTSGGNFSATGEKKSIDAHYRRLENVSGFASISVFGGLRRKEDGPGVPVDGGGKGDLLRMHESVPETSSEKIELPSSKRGADKRIRATSSEKIEVSNSEKVEQRRVKDCDLTNGRWVYDESYPLYTNGSCPFIDEGFNCKRNGRMDKNYMKWRWQPQDCEIPRFNATKMLESIRGKRLVFVGDSINRNQWESMLCMLMGAIRDPKRVYEIHGRRITKEKGNYSFKFVDYKCTVEYYVTHYLVHESKARVGQKRVQTLRIDSIDRGTSRWRGADILVFNTAHWWSHYKTKAGINYYQEGNQVHPRLDVSTAFRRALMTWASWVDRRVNPRKTQVFFRSSSPSHFRGGQWNSGGHCLEATQPLNETSSISYTEKNIIVEQVIKQMKTPVTFLNITDLSSYRIDGHPSIYGGKSGKRSSSTIQDCSHWCLPGVPDTWNEILYFLLQSQR